The genomic region acagcaacaagaagaaagaaattgttgAGTAATATCACTGGGGAAATTGACTCCTTttatggagagaaagaaaacgGAGTCCTTACCTAATTCTACCAAACAAAAAGGTAACCTGGACCTGTGCTATTAGGATGGGTCAGGAACCATAtgactatttaatttttaattaagatGAAATAAgccgggtgctgatggctcacgcctgtaatcctagctactcaggaggcagagatcaggagggtcatggttcaaaggcagctggagcaaatagttctcaagaccctatcttggaaaaacccatcacaaaaaaaggctggtggagtggatcaaagttgtaggccctgtgttcaaactccagtcctgcaaaaacaaaaaacaaaacaaaaaaaaagtgcccTGCAGGcgcatgtgttaaaagcttggtccccCCATGGGCTTTTGAGAGGTGATTGAATCCTGAAGACTCCAACTTCATCAACAGACTAATCTATCTGAGTTAGTAGCTGGCTGGACTGTTAGAAGGTGGGGCCCggctggaggaagtaagtcactgcaGGGAGGGGCTGGCACCTTTCAAGGGTGTACTTTGTCCCTAgacccttcctctctgtctctgcttcccagcaaTGCTATAGTGCTCTGCCTCACCACGCACGGGCCTGGAAGCAACATCaagtgaccacagactgaaaACATAACCCAAAATATTGTTCCTCccctaagttgttttctcaggtattttgtcacagtgattaaCAGAAGAGTTGACAGAGGAAAGTACCTGGTGACCATGTGGCTGAGGTCTTCTGAAACAGAACTCCAAAGGAGCATGTAAAGAAAGATGGccaggcgtcagtggctcacgcctgtaatcctagctactcaggacgcagagatcaggaggatcacggtttgaagccaacctgggcggaaatagttctcgagaccctatcttgaaaaacctaccacaaaaaaagttctcaagtggtagagcaccttgcctagcaagtgtgaagccctaaaccccagtactgccaaaaaaaaaaaaagtcatttacatATTAGCATGGGGGAGAACGGGAACCACAGGAGAGGACACTCCCTGCCTTGGAGGACACTGGCATTGGGGGCCATGCAAAGCCTCCAGGGTTGTGGGCTGGTGTCTGGTCACGGGTACTAAGATAAGAACCATGCAGATGATTCTAATCTGCAGCCACGATTGAGAAGAGAACAGACCTGGGGAGCCACCCCACAGTCCGTCTGCCACAGTAAGTCATTGTGAACCCCAAACTTCACACCCACCTCCTGCAAACCTTATCTGGcagacccatttcacagatatgGAAAGTGAGGGCCACAGAGGGAAAGGAACTTTCCCGGGGTCACAGCCTAGCTGGGCTCCAAGTCTTGGGTCCCTCGTTGACATTCCGTGTGCTGGCCCTCAGACTGGCCCGGGAATTGCAATGCAAATGCCCACAGCAGGCCAGGCAGGTGACATCAGTAAGCATGTGTGAGACCCCTGCAAGTGTGGCAGGTGCAACCCCGTGGAGCACAGGGTGCTGTGGCCTTGACCAAATTGAGCACTGTgttgctcaattttttttttttgagaaaactctgtttttcttttctttttttctttttcttttcttttctttctttctttttttttttttttttttttgagtactgggTAAACCCAGtactcaagcttgctagacaggcactctaccacttgggccatccTCCAGGTCTTGTGGTTATGCCTGgacctcagaccacagtcctcctacctatgcctcccttgtagctgtgatcacaggtgagcaccaccacgcctggcccttttattatatttttgagacagagtctcactatgtagcccagactgggctAGAACTcgggatcttcctacctccacctcccgagtagctgagacCTCTTGTGTGAGCCACCAACTCCTAGTTTTAACCCTTGAAGTGGGTTAAGTGGTGGCCCCCAAGGTAAGTCTTCTTGGGACCTATGAGTTCAGATGTCACTAAGTGAAAACTCTCACTGGCTTATAGGGGCCAGGGGCTAGGACATGGTACAGCCCTCCCAGCAGCCCTTGCAGGAAGCCCCTTCCTTGTCTCATTCCACAGATGGGAGGGACAGTGAAGACCAAAGATGTCACCCAGCAAGAAAGCAGTAGAGGCAGGATTTGCATTTAGGGATTTGTCCTGGCATCCCTGCACAAAATCACCCCACCACACTGATCCACAAGTGTGGACAGAAAAATGTCAACCTCTTTCCTCCCTAGGGTGGGGTAGGAGAGGGAGTGGGTCTTTCCAGCAGGCCCAGGCCCCAAGAACCAGATGTTAAGGGGGGGCTGGTGCTCTGGGGGTGCAGGGTCGAGAGGAGCCAGGGCTGGGGACAGCTCAGAGCCCTTCCCCAGGAGACCAAAGTCACCTTCAGAAGTCTGAGGACCGCTGAGTTGCACAGTGCTCATCGCCTCTCCCCCCtctgccctccctccttctccccctcctctctgtctctgactcCTTTGTCTGCACGGATCTTTCATTCTACTGTTTAATCTTTTCCATTATTTGAACAGGTAGCTCAAGCCCAGGGCACAAAAcgtaaaaggggaaaaaaactgaaaagccagactccctctccctccctccctccctccctaaccctctcctctcccaccccctccgcGAGCCAGCGCTGGTACAAGTTTCTGCAGCCTTCTTTCAAAAAACTGCGCATGCCCAGGAAATACCATAATGTACCAGCATGCACACGTAGGTATGTGTTCAGCTTTGTGCAAATGTTAGcattatgtacatttttttttttggtgggactggggtttgaactcagggcttcacacttgcaaagcaagagctctactgcttgagccacacctccagtccattttgctctggttattttggagatgggttcttgagaactgtttccccaggctggcctcaaaccatgatcctcctgatctcagcctctaagTAGTtaggtttataggtgtgagccaccaccagcGTCCAGCTGTGTGCACCGCCTTCCACAGCTTGCTTCTTCCCACCTATCGATGTATCTTGGTGGTTGTTCTCTGTTGGTGCTTAACACTCCTGTTAGTGGCTGTGTAGTATTCCTTCAAGCACGTGAGCCATGCTTGGCTGAAGCTGTGTGGTGGCTGGACATCCAGGGAGCCGAACAAAGCCACAGTTCAGGAGTTCTGAACAAAGCCACAGTGACGCCATGGACGCACCAAGGGTTTGGCACATGTATTTGTCCAGCATATGGACACTTCCTCAGCTGTCACCAGATGCTCAGCTATTCTCTGCCCTGCGAGATGCCTTCTGGGTAGCTCAGACCCTCTGGGTCCTTCTCTGGACAACCCCACCCCACTCTGTGACTgtcactttctgtctctatgcctctatctctgtctctctttttgttttctggccctctgtttctctctccttgctctctctttctttatctttggGTGTGCATGatgtttgtgacagggtctcactatatagtctagACTGGACTTGAACCCCctatcctcctgccccagcctcctgagtgctgggattataggcgtatgCCACAATACTACTTATAGCTTTGACTCTCTGGTTCTGGCTCTCTCTGAacccctcctcctgcctctctcccttcctACCCCATCTCATCCCCGCCTCTCTGTCCCTCCTGCGGGGCGAAACTGACCTGCCACCTCCACCCCACCAAGCACCACTCCACCCTGTCTCCCCCCAATCCCTGCCACCCAGTGGAGGACCAGGACCTGTGTGGACAGCCCTGTGCACCGCCTCCAGCAGGACGGGACCTTGTGACGTGCTGGCTCATGGGATGATAATGGTATCTCAGCAGAGCAGTTATTCCCTGCACAACCGTCTCCACCTCCTGCTGTGGGGCTGGCCTGGCCCTCCCTGCCCAGCAAGCAGAGCCACAGTCCCTGTCAGCCCTGAGCTGGGGACAAACAATAAACAAAGTTGCCcaggccctgccctgccctgccctggtgAGGCAGGCTGAGCTGAATGGTGACCAAGGGGACAGACCATGGTCTCAGCCATGTCATGATGAGTGCAAGAAGGGCCCTCACCATGGGAGGGGAGGTTCCAGGCGGGGAGGCCCTGACTGCTCTCCACCTACCTATGGAAGATGGTCACCAAGCTGTGGGACTGacccaccctcctgcctcccCAAGGCATGTCCCCATCCCCTTAAGGGTCCCTATCTGTAGTGGGCAGACAGTGGCCCCCAAAAGATGTATCCTAATCCTTGGAACCTGGCCatagtattttatttagaaaaaaaaaaggtctctgCAGGTAGCAGCTAAGCTAGGGACCCTGGTGGATGCTCAGTGACAACTGTCCTGATACGACTCATTGACTTTTTGATTCCATCCCTTTCCCCTCCAGCCTGCAAGGCCTTGGGACAGGGACCCTGTGTGATCATTCACTGTTACACCCCATTGTGCAGGTGTTGGTCACTGAgactactttttatttctttggcaatgggatttgaactcagagctgcacgcttgctagacaggtgctctaccacttgagccacgccaccagtcTATTTTGCCTAAACcttaatcttcctatttatgcttcccaccatagctgggatgccAGGCGTGCACCATAACATCCAggttttcctgttgagatggggtcttgtgatatttttcccaggctagccttgaactgcaatcctcctgatcttagcctctagagtagctgggatcacaggcatgagccatggtgtCCTGCTTCAAACTTGATTGTTTTCAGGTAGTTGTCATAGTAACGGAATGCCAGCACAGGTCCCCTTCCAACAGCCTGACAAATCCttcctttgtttatatttattttgtaatttatatatgtttttgaatatttgtatttttatatattatctattttcggcatgactggagtttgaactcagggcctcatgcttgctgagacaggcacttaccacttgagctactccaccagtccaggGTCTCAATTTCTGCCTGGGACTGGTGAACCAGGattttcctacctccacctcctgagtagctgggagtataggtgtgtaccaccactcccaaccCTGAGTCCCACTGTTCTATAccttggtttttttgcttttgtttttttcacttctAAATTTTAGATATATTGCCTCATTAGAAGGTAGAGAAAATTGCtgcattctttttgtttcttatcaaggtataatttacatatcataaaatttaCCCACTTAAAATATACAGTTAgaggaggttttttgtttgttttttcagtactggggcttgaactcagggcctataccttaagccctttttgtgatgggtttttttgagatagggtctcacaaactatttgcccgggctggctttgaaccctgatcctcctgatctctgcctcctgagtagctgggattacaggtgtgagccactggtacctggcgaGTCCAACTTTTTATTAAACTCCCTGGTGGACTGGACATGGCCCAAAATTTGGAAACCACTAAATGTGGGGACACAGGTGGGAAGGACGGGTATCCCAGGTGGAGAGAATATCACAAGCAAAAGTCCTAATGTCTCAGATGAGGCTGTGGGCTGGATCCTCAGCaccaacacaaaataaaacaaaacaaaaatttctcagtgcctttggccaggtgtggtggtgcaagcctgtaatcccagcacttggggggctgaggaaggaaggttcatgagttcaggccagcctgggctgcacagtgagaccctatctcaaaaggaaGCATCAGTAGACTCTCAGATGTGCTTCCTTCTGTCACTTGTGGCTCCTGGCCACTCCCTGTCCTGGATTCTGCCAAACACTCCtcccttgtcctcctcctcctcttcatcaccaccatcaccactgccaTCATCATCGATGACAGGGCTGAGGCAGGGCGGGAGGGCAGCGGGGTGTGAGCTGTGCATTGCGGTGGCCCGGGGAGAGTCTCTGGTCATGGGTGTGCCATGGGCTCAGCTCGTGTTTTTCTGAAAATCTGCTTGGGACTTCCGTGTTCGGCAGGATTACGCCTGATGCGGCATTGGTTGGTttgcccctcctcttccctcccagcCCCCAGATCTCCAGTGACTTCTCAACTCTGTCAGGGCCGGTCATGTCacctctcctgcctcagttccctGACCCTAACCTGGAGGTGCCATTGCCAGTTTCATTTCCTGCACAGTTGTTCTTGGGTTGAATGAGTTCAAGACAATCAAGTCTGTGTGACTCTGTGACTCTGTGTCCCTGTGCACCTCATCTGAGATTCTCTGTGGGACTGTCTCCAACTCACCCCGTTCCAGCTGTGCGGCCTCAGGTGAGTTACtagacctctctgtgcctccgtCCTGGGGTGGAGGTGCAGATGAGGGAATTGCCCCATCACATCTGGGAGCAACACCTGGTGTGCAGGCAGCCTCAATTACATGATCAATGTCACTGGAGTGTAAGTTCTGCTCCTCAGTGTCTGTGACAGTCCCAGCTCGTGTGTCAGGGGAATGTGGGGCAGGAAGTGCCATGGAAACGAAGGGGAGCCAGGAAACCTTCGGTCATTTTACCTGTGACCTGTGTGAACTGCTTACCAGCTTCTTAgtacattcttttatttatttttttctggtggcactggggtttgaacccaaacctcacgcttgctaggcaggtgctctaccacttgagccactccgccaacctgacttttctttgctttttgaggcagggtcttgctagcctggcctggaacttgaagtcctcctgcctcggcctcccaagtgctgagattacagaagtgtgtcactgtgcctggcccacTCCCCCTCCTTGTTGGGGGAATGCAGTGAACCGAGATCCCTCAGAGCATCGCCTGGCAAGCAGAATGCTCCGTGACTTCTGCTATGGGTCACCGCTGAGCaactctgggctggccttggccaGCTGTGGGATGTGGCCACTGGCAGGAAGTGGCCAGGGGTATCTGGCTTTACTGGTTCCCCCACACCCCAGCCTCTTGCCTCCACCATGAACCCGTCCCTCCCTCCAGACTCCCCATGACCtctgagggaggaagcaggaaggGGCGTAGACACCCAGAAAACCCAGTTGGAGTCCACTTcctccaggccaccctggggtCCCCCACCTCTGTGGCTCCCCCCTTCTCCTTCCTgggctctctctgctctccccACCTTGTTTTCCAGGACAGAAATGTCCGTGCCCAGGGTGTGTCCCAGGTGAGGGAAGGCAGATGAGGAAGTGGCGAAGACTGAACCCCACAACCCGCTCCAGAGtgaggggggaagaaggagggtcttAATTAATTAACCTCTTAATTCTGCCCTGCCCCATCTTAACAAAACCACAGGCCTCATTAGAGACACAGAGCCCTGGCATTAAGTCATTTGTCACACCACCATCCCAGGCCACTGCATGGGTCCTCAGCTGGCCCTGGGAAACTGGGACAGGCTGTGTGGGAAGCAGGAGGGGTGgggtctggacccctgggtctgatgGAGGAGGCTGGGGTCCTGGATTCCTGGGTTTGAGTGAAGAGGAGATgaggcctggacccctgggtctgagggaggaggctggggcttGGAttcctgggtctgagggaggaggctggggtccTGGACTCCTGGGTgtgggggaggaggctggggtccTGGACTCCTGGGTGTGGGGGAGGAGGCGGGGTCCTGGACTCCTGGGTgtgggggaggaggctggggtctgGACCCCCAGGTCTGATGGAGGAGGCTGGGgtcctggacccctgggtctgagggagaaGGCTGGGGTCTGGATCCCCGGGTCTGATGGAGGAGGCTGGGGTCCTGGACTTCTAGGTCTGATGGAGGAGGCTGGGGTCTGGACCCCGGGGTCTGatgggggaggaggctggggtccTGGACTTCTGAGTGTGGGAgaggaggctggggcctggaccccgggtctgggggaggaggctggggtccTGGACTTCTGGGTctgggggaggaggctggggtccTGGACTCCTGAGTgtgggggaggaggctggggcctggaccccCGGGTCTGATGGAGGAGGCTGGGGTCCTGGACTTCTGGGTctgggggaggaggctgggggaaCTGGACTGAGCTGCTGTGTCTGGTGGGGCTCAGGACTcctagtgggaggtgggaggcccCAGAGCCCAGGCCCTTCCCCCAACACACCCCTCTCTTAGACGCTGGCTGGGCCGCCCCGCCCCCTCCTGCCCCAGTTAACCCGGATCGCTGCAGAACCGGGACTCAGTTGCCTGGACCTGCGGGATGGAGAAGGTGCGGGAGGCAGACGCGCTGGGTGGCGGGATGAAGGGCGACGGACCGGAGCTGCCGCCCCCGCTGCCCCCGTCGCCGCCAGCCCCGCCGTCGCCGCCGTCTCCTGCTACCCCGGAGCCTCCCGAGCCCCTGCAATCGGAGCCGCCGTCCGAGGCCCACGCCCGGCAGCTGCTGCTGGAGGAGTGGGGGCCGCTGGGCGGGGGCCTGGAGCTGCCCCCGCGCCTCACCTGGAAGCTGCTGCTCCTGCGGCGGCCGCTCTACCGCAACCTGCTGCGCTCGCCCAACCCCGAGGGTGCGGACCGGTTTCCTCGTCTGCCTCCTCCATTCTCTGcatccctctctgcctccctttctgtcaccgtgcctcagtttccctgcaaCTACCTGTCTCTACGTCTTATCATCTCTCCTCTCTTTATCTCACCCTCTATCTCTGGCTCTCTCTTCTCTGATGTTTCCCTGGGTTCTTTGCCCCTCTTCCTGGCTTCATTCTTCTCCCCCGGGCTGACTCACCCATCCCTGCCAGGCTGGTCTGGCCTGGCTCAGGTCCTGCCCTTCCAGTGTAGCCccgggtgggggaaggggaggagaccTAGGCGCTGGCCTGAGGCCCTGCTCACCTGTGGTTTCAGGCATCAATATTTACCAGCCAGCTCCCCCAACAGCTCCCACCCAGCAACCCCTGGAGGCTCTGGGTAAGTGCTGGGGACCACAGGGTGGGGGTCCCCCAGGAAGAATCAGGTTCTAACGCTTCGATCCTCCACCGCCAGGCAATTTCCGAGGATGGTACATTGGATCTGAGAAGCTCCAGGGAAACCTCAGGTGAGCGCAGGGCCCGGGCGCTCTGCCATTCACCCCTTCCTCCCGCCTTCTTTGCTGTGGGGCTTTCCAGAAACTGGCTTGgtctctctgggcctccattttCTGTCCTGCTTGCAAAACACCCAGCATAGAGGCACATAGAAAGTATTCAGTAAATAGCACCTATCCTGATTATTCTTGACCTCTTTCCGGGGAGGGCCCCCATACGTTCTCCAAGAAACCCAGGCCTGCTTCTGTGCCCTGAACCAGAGGCTGTAATTCAGTGCCTCACAATCACATACGCCCTGGTTTGGATCCTGGCTGTCACGTCTTTGCTGCTTGACACTGGGCGAGTCTTTAtcttcagcctcagtttcccaatctgTTCCCCATTCGAGTACATCATCCTCTGAAAGGCTCATGGAGCTGAGATGTCAGGCACCCAGGGAGCAGCAGCACCCGTGTTGGAGGTGCAGCTGCTGTCCCTCAGAGCCCTGTGACCAGGTCTCCTGCTCCCCGGGAGGTCTCAGAATCACAGACCCCTTGTCTCTGCCTTCTTTCTGCAGCTGGACAGTGAAACAGCAGTGCGTGAACCTCCTAGCCGAAGGCCTGTGGGAGGAGCTGCTGGATGACGAGCAGCCCAATGTCACCGTCATGGACTGGTGCGTGCCCTGCCCCACAGCTTGACCTTGGTCAACCAGAGGCTGCCCAGAGCACAAGCCGCCCGCGCCTTGCGGTCTTGGGTCCTGAGCTCCTGGCAAAGATGGGCAGCCGCTGCAGGCCTGGCCCGCCCACAAATCTGACCACGCCCAACTGTCTGGACACGCCCACATCTCAATCCCCACCCAACCTCTGACCCTCGCCCACACCTCTGACCCCACCCAATCTGGTCACGCCCACACCTCTGGCCCCGCCCACATCTCTCCCCAACCCAATCTCTGGCCCGCTCCGATCTCTAGCCCCGCCCACACCTCTGCCTAGTTAAGGGGTTGAACTGCCAGGTTTTGCCCAGGTTGTCCCTTCTTTGGATGCCTGGCCTCTCTGTTATTCTCCAGATTCATTCCTCCTTATTTTAAGGAGTCGGTAGCACCCCAGCTGGCTTCCCCCATTTCCCCCCTTCTGCCTGTGCCTCCCCTGCCACTGCAGGTGACATGTCTGCCCCTCATTGGACTCTGGACCCCCTGAGGACAAGGCCTGGGGCGGTCAAGGTCATTGGCAGGTGACCAGCCCCACCCAGCTCCCGGGGGCTCTGAGCCTGGGTGCAGGGCgcatgtgtttgttgaatgaggACTGGTTGGGACTGGGATGTTGTGACTTCGGTGACAGTGAAGGCCTGGACCCCACCTCCAGGTTCGAGGACAGCCGACTGGACGAGTGTGTCTATGAGCTGCACGTCTGGCTGCTGGCGGCTGACCGTCGCACGGTCATTGCTCAGCACCATTTGGCACCCCGGACCTCTGGGCGAGGCCCCCCGGGGCGCTGGGTCCAGGTGAGACGTGCTGTCAGGGCCCCCAACCCAGACAGGTGTTGTTTGGTCtcacagagggaggaaggaggacccCAGGGTGGTGGGGCCCTCCTAAGGACTTCCTCCTTGTGCGACAGGTGTCACACGTCTTCCACCAGTACGGCCCTGGCCTGCGTTTTGTCCACTTCCTGCACAAGGCCAAGAACCGCATGGAGCCTGGGGGCCTGCGGAGGACGAGGGTGACTGACTCCTCCGTGTCTGTGCAACTCAGGGAGTGACAGTCTGCCTTGGGGCCTCTCTGAGCCATCCCTGACTCCATGTTCCCTCCCTGACCTTTGGAGGTCCCCTTGGGCACCTCTCTGT from Castor canadensis chromosome 16, mCasCan1.hap1v2, whole genome shotgun sequence harbors:
- the Nccrp1 gene encoding F-box only protein 50, encoding MEKVREADALGGGMKGDGPELPPPLPPSPPAPPSPPSPATPEPPEPLQSEPPSEAHARQLLLEEWGPLGGGLELPPRLTWKLLLLRRPLYRNLLRSPNPEGINIYQPAPPTAPTQQPLEALGNFRGWYIGSEKLQGNLSWTVKQQCVNLLAEGLWEELLDDEQPNVTVMDWFEDSRLDECVYELHVWLLAADRRTVIAQHHLAPRTSGRGPPGRWVQVSHVFHQYGPGLRFVHFLHKAKNRMEPGGLRRTRVTDSSVSVQLRE